One genomic segment of Diceros bicornis minor isolate mBicDic1 chromosome 13, mDicBic1.mat.cur, whole genome shotgun sequence includes these proteins:
- the JUN gene encoding transcription factor Jun, with protein sequence MTAKMETTFYDDALNASFLQSESGAYGYSNPKILKQSMTLNLADPVGSLKPHLRAKNSDLLTSPDVGLLKLASPELERLIIQSSNGHITTTPTPTQFLCPKNVTDEQEGFAEGFVRALAELHSQNTLPSVTSAAQPVSGAGMVAPAVASVAGGSGSGGFSASLHSEPPVYANLSNFNPGALSSGGGAPSYGAAGLAFPAQPQPQQQPPQPPHHLPQQIPVQHPRLQALKEEPQTVPEMPGETPPLSPIDMESQERIKAERKRMRNRIAASKCRKRKLERIARLEEKVKTLKAQNSELASTANMLREQVAQLKQKVMNHVNSGCQLMLTQQLQTF encoded by the coding sequence ATGACTGCAAAGATGGAAACGACCTTCTACGACGATGCCCTCAACGCCTCGTTCCTCCAGTCCGAGAGCGGCGCCTACGGCTACAGTAACCCCAAGATCCTGAAGCAGAGCATGACCCTGAATCTGGCCGACCCGGTGGGCAGCCTGAAGCCGCACCTCCGGGCCAAGAACTCGGACCTCCTCACCTCGCCCGACGTGGGGCTTCTCAAGCTGGCGTCGCCCGAGCTGGAGCGCCTGATAATCCAGTCCAGCAACGGGCACATCACCACCACGCCGACTCCCACCCAGTTCCTGTGCCCCAAGAATGTGACCGATGAGCAGGAGGGCTTCGCCGAGGGCTTCGTGCGCGCCTTGGCCGAACTGCACAGCCAGAACACACTGCCCAGCGTCACTTCGGCGGCGCAGCCGGTCAGCGGGGCGGGCATGGTGGCTCCCGCGGTGGCTTCGGTGGCGGGCGGCAGCGGCAGCGGCGGCTTCAGCGCCAGCCTGCACAGCGAGCCGCCTGTCTACGCCAACCTCAGCAACTTCAACCCGGGCGCGCTGAGCAGCGGCGGCGGGGCGCCCTCCTACGGCGCGGCCGGCCTGGCCTTTCCCGCGCAGCCCCAGCCGCAGCAGCAGCCGCCGCAGCCGCCGCACCACCTGCCCCAGCAGATCCCCGTGCAGCACCCGCGGCTGCAGGCCCTGAAGGAGGAGCCGCAGACGGTGCCCGAGATGCCCGGCGAGACGCCGCCCCTGTCCCCCATCGACATGGAGTCCCAGGAGCGGATCAAGGCGGAGAGGAAGCGCATGAGGAACCGCATCGCTGCCTCCAAGTGCCGGAAAAGGAAGCTGGAGAGGATCGCCCGGCTGGAGGAAAAAGTGAAAACCTTGAAAGCGCAGAACTCGGAGCTGGCGTCCACGGCTAACATGCTCAGGGAACAGGTGGCACAGCTTAAACAGAAAGTCATGAACCACGTTAACAGCGGGTGCCAACTCATGCTAACGCAGCAGTTGCAAACGTTTTGA